From the Borrelia puertoricensis genome, one window contains:
- the amrB gene encoding AmmeMemoRadiSam system protein B, which yields MRNSLVDNIFYSTNDCNLELFSLNKRKTHKALLISYGTYEFFLNNITLFKKIIAHNTKNVFIFSKTKENSQINISDHQAWKFFNKTIDVNLDIINLIKNFEFTNTEDKIIENDHKIEIVLNFIKNITQNIKIIPIILGKLKNQTLREFCTFLNPLTTKEENSFIFLSHFISHSTHLNKTIQLSTTLKELLSTPNLNSSTLLEYYNARKIFPENINAIIIIHKLFHKFEFINQQIINNNNEYSIIENILIN from the coding sequence ATAAGAAATAGTTTAGTTGATAATATATTTTATTCAACCAATGATTGCAATTTAGAATTATTTAGCTTAAATAAAAGAAAAACTCATAAAGCACTTTTGATTAGTTATGGCACTTATGAGTTTTTCTTAAACAATATTACTCTGTTCAAAAAAATAATAGCACATAATACAAAAAATGTGTTTATATTCTCAAAAACAAAAGAGAACTCACAGATTAACATATCAGACCATCAAGCTTGGAAATTCTTTAATAAAACAATTGATGTCAATCTAGACATAATAAATTTAATAAAAAATTTTGAATTTACAAATACAGAAGATAAAATAATAGAAAATGACCATAAAATTGAAATTGTATTAAATTTTATCAAAAATATAACACAAAATATAAAAATTATTCCCATTATTTTAGGTAAACTTAAAAATCAAACTTTGAGAGAATTTTGTACATTTTTAAATCCGCTTACAACAAAGGAAGAAAATTCTTTTATATTTCTCTCTCACTTCATATCACACTCTACACACTTAAACAAAACTATTCAATTATCAACAACATTAAAGGAACTCTTAAGTACACCTAATTTAAATTCATCAACTCTATTAGAATATTATAATGCACGCAAAATATTTCCTGAAAATATAAACGCAATCATCATAATTCATAAACTTTTCCACAAATTTGAATTTATAAACCAACAGATCATCAACAATAACAATGAATATTCAATAATAGAAAACATATTAATAAATTAA
- the pyk gene encoding pyruvate kinase gives MIQKLTKIVATISDLRCDPEHIKELYEAGVNVIRLNTAHQSHDDAIKVINNVRQVSNKIALMIDTKGPEVRTANIENPITVKIGDKIIISTSPINESNSLQTNYDGFVNEVPNGSTILIDDGELEMTVIEKLADRLICKVKNDGQIKNKKSINTPGISLKLQSVTEKDRGFIELAAKQNIDFIAHSFVRHAKDIQDVKDILNAAGNPDVKIIAKVENQEGIDNIEEIAKASYGIMVARGDMGVEIPAEDVPLAQIKITKTCIKYGVPVITATQMLHTMIENPRPTRAEVSDVANAILNGTDAIMLSGETAYGKYPIEAVKMMTKIAIEVEKYREKTLFQDEIFHSKRIIRNYIIKCAIDATKIMPVKAIIVDSLKGRTARIMATYRASVPLFITTNNERIARELSLSYGVYANLVDHNFKATTEFVVTSLEMLKTQKVVQDSDIVVIISGNPNRDTNKGTEFMEINIVKEAIKGHNR, from the coding sequence ATGATACAAAAATTAACAAAAATAGTAGCAACAATATCTGACCTCAGATGTGATCCAGAACACATAAAAGAGTTATATGAAGCAGGAGTAAATGTAATAAGACTTAATACTGCTCATCAATCTCATGATGATGCAATAAAAGTAATAAACAATGTCAGACAGGTTTCAAATAAAATAGCATTAATGATCGATACAAAAGGGCCAGAAGTTAGAACAGCTAATATTGAAAATCCTATTACCGTTAAGATAGGAGACAAAATAATAATCTCAACATCACCTATCAATGAGTCTAATTCATTGCAAACAAACTACGATGGATTTGTAAATGAAGTTCCAAATGGTTCGACAATTCTTATTGATGATGGCGAACTGGAAATGACTGTTATTGAAAAACTCGCAGATAGATTAATCTGCAAAGTTAAAAATGATGGACAAATTAAAAACAAAAAATCAATTAATACACCGGGAATTTCACTTAAATTACAATCTGTCACTGAAAAAGATAGGGGATTTATTGAACTTGCAGCAAAACAAAATATTGATTTTATTGCCCATTCATTCGTAAGACATGCAAAAGATATTCAAGACGTCAAAGATATATTAAATGCTGCTGGAAATCCAGACGTTAAAATTATTGCCAAAGTTGAAAATCAAGAAGGAATTGATAATATTGAAGAAATTGCAAAAGCCTCTTACGGGATTATGGTTGCAAGAGGCGATATGGGAGTTGAAATACCAGCTGAAGATGTTCCTTTAGCACAAATTAAGATAACAAAAACCTGCATTAAATACGGAGTACCTGTAATTACCGCAACACAAATGTTGCACACAATGATTGAAAATCCAAGACCTACAAGAGCAGAGGTATCTGATGTGGCTAATGCAATTCTAAATGGCACAGATGCCATCATGTTATCTGGGGAGACAGCTTATGGCAAATACCCAATTGAAGCTGTTAAAATGATGACCAAAATTGCTATAGAAGTTGAAAAATATAGAGAAAAAACACTATTTCAAGATGAAATTTTTCACAGCAAAAGGATCATAAGAAACTATATTATTAAATGTGCAATTGATGCAACCAAAATAATGCCTGTTAAAGCCATTATTGTTGATTCACTCAAAGGAAGAACCGCAAGAATAATGGCAACATACAGAGCAAGTGTACCTCTATTTATTACAACAAATAATGAAAGAATAGCAAGAGAATTATCACTCTCTTATGGTGTTTATGCTAATCTGGTTGATCATAACTTTAAGGCAACAACTGAATTTGTAGTAACTTCTCTTGAAATGCTTAAAACACAAAAAGTAGTTCAAGATTCAGATATTGTAGTAATTATCTCTGGAAATCCAAATAGAGATACTAATAAAGGTACGGAATTTATGGAAATAAATATAGTAAAAGAAGCAATTAAAGGACACAACAGATAA
- a CDS encoding CarD family transcriptional regulator, with protein sequence MAFVLDQAVVYPMQGVGKIKNIQNKEFNGEFIDYYEIYFPFNEMTFMVPVSRADDLGIRALVSKEKVEEVFNIIKDFEEQIDQKKIKDGSHDFYKQSDILSTAKLYKFLYTKSMQKELPFYEKRILNDFELILQHEISLALQISFEEAKQKIKEVLSMGKS encoded by the coding sequence ATGGCATTTGTATTAGATCAAGCTGTAGTTTATCCAATGCAGGGAGTGGGAAAAATAAAAAACATTCAAAATAAGGAATTTAATGGCGAGTTTATTGATTATTATGAAATATATTTTCCATTTAATGAAATGACTTTTATGGTTCCAGTCTCTAGAGCAGATGATCTTGGAATTAGAGCCTTGGTGAGTAAGGAGAAAGTAGAAGAAGTTTTCAATATTATTAAAGACTTTGAAGAGCAAATAGATCAAAAAAAGATAAAAGATGGTAGTCATGATTTTTATAAACAAAGTGATATATTAAGTACCGCTAAATTGTATAAATTTTTGTATACAAAATCTATGCAAAAAGAATTACCTTTCTATGAGAAAAGAATTTTAAATGATTTTGAATTGATTTTGCAACATGAGATTAGTTTAGCCTTGCAAATTAGCTTTGAAGAAGCTAAACAAAAGATAAAAGAAGTTCTGTCTATGGGAAAATCCTAG
- the rpmB gene encoding 50S ribosomal protein L28 — protein sequence MGRECEITGKKTMFGNNVPRKGLSRKKGGGGQHIGVKTRRTFKVNLINKKFFVPELGKSINIKVSASTLRSISKLGLSVFLRKNSKKIEDFI from the coding sequence ATGGGAAGAGAATGTGAAATAACAGGTAAAAAGACAATGTTTGGAAACAATGTTCCAAGGAAGGGACTTTCCAGAAAAAAGGGTGGAGGGGGACAACACATTGGTGTAAAGACCAGGAGAACTTTTAAGGTAAATTTGATAAATAAGAAATTTTTTGTTCCTGAGCTTGGAAAAAGTATTAATATAAAAGTTTCTGCAAGTACTCTAAGGAGTATTTCAAAGTTAGGTCTTAGTGTTTTTTTGAGGAAAAATTCCAAAAAGATAGAAGATTTTATTTAA
- a CDS encoding S41 family peptidase yields the protein MKKKCLVFVYFVLALSISSSVIVESIFAQTDPSKSKISASTYGQMMMDAFNFIKKNYVEPVDDEAIFEGALKGMFKALNDPYSQYLTKEDLVEISKTTEGNYVGIGVSIVKKNVPVKSDSSVIDASYVMIVTAFEEGPAYKAGVKSGDYITDIDGKSTTLMTIEQVGSLLKGKAGTKVKISVLRDKDLKLEFELVREKVDIQTVKHDVINKNVGYIKILSFNPNTNTYFKKAFEKLQIRNIKSLILDLRFNTGGYLQDAIEIADDILVEGLIVSTRARDSKVPVEYKASSSHIVPLDMPIVVLIDKHSASASEVLVGALKDNKRVYVIGEKSYGKGVIQRILPFYTGGFKITNSKYYTPSGHSIHNIGIKPDLEVGEREFSETEVLAYRQILDKKLVEGFLNSRKNKKFITEKEIDAFVDKILKEHSIHNIDKDILGLYVFSQFYQDTHNEMPIYNLHYDKPLRAAYEYLVKGTKS from the coding sequence ATGAAAAAAAAATGTTTAGTATTTGTATACTTTGTATTAGCCTTAAGTATCAGTTCTTCAGTTATTGTAGAATCTATCTTTGCACAAACGGATCCTTCTAAGAGTAAGATATCTGCGTCCACTTATGGTCAAATGATGATGGATGCTTTTAATTTTATTAAGAAGAATTATGTTGAGCCTGTTGATGATGAGGCTATTTTTGAAGGTGCTTTAAAAGGTATGTTTAAAGCATTAAATGACCCTTATTCGCAATATTTGACAAAAGAAGATTTAGTAGAAATTTCAAAGACTACTGAAGGAAACTATGTTGGAATTGGAGTTTCTATTGTTAAGAAAAATGTTCCTGTAAAATCTGATAGTTCTGTTATTGATGCTTCTTATGTAATGATTGTTACTGCTTTTGAAGAGGGGCCTGCTTATAAGGCTGGAGTTAAGTCTGGTGATTACATTACGGATATTGATGGTAAGAGTACTACTTTAATGACAATAGAACAAGTAGGTAGTCTTTTAAAAGGAAAAGCGGGTACTAAAGTTAAAATTTCTGTTTTAAGAGATAAAGATTTAAAACTTGAATTTGAACTTGTTAGAGAAAAAGTAGATATACAGACTGTTAAACATGATGTTATTAATAAAAATGTTGGGTATATTAAGATATTAAGTTTTAATCCAAATACTAACACATATTTTAAAAAAGCTTTTGAAAAACTGCAAATTCGGAATATCAAATCTTTAATTTTAGATCTAAGATTTAATACCGGTGGTTATCTTCAAGATGCAATAGAGATAGCTGATGATATTTTGGTTGAAGGACTTATTGTATCAACAAGGGCAAGAGATTCTAAGGTTCCTGTGGAATACAAAGCTAGTTCTTCACATATAGTGCCTTTGGACATGCCAATTGTTGTTTTGATTGATAAACATTCAGCATCAGCGTCGGAGGTTTTAGTTGGAGCTTTAAAAGATAATAAAAGAGTTTATGTTATAGGTGAGAAATCTTATGGTAAAGGAGTAATTCAACGTATATTACCTTTCTATACTGGAGGATTTAAGATTACAAATTCCAAGTACTATACCCCTTCTGGTCACAGTATTCATAATATTGGTATTAAGCCTGACTTGGAAGTTGGAGAGAGAGAGTTTTCTGAAACTGAAGTCCTAGCATACAGACAAATTCTTGATAAAAAATTAGTAGAAGGTTTTTTAAATAGCAGAAAAAACAAAAAGTTTATCACTGAGAAAGAAATAGATGCTTTTGTAGATAAGATTCTTAAAGAACATTCGATCCATAATATAGATAAGGATATTTTAGGGCTTTATGTATTTTCGCAATTTTATCAAGACACACATAATGAAATGCCAATTTATAATTTACATTATGACAAGCCTTTAAGAGCTGCTTATGAATATCTTGTAAAGGGAACTAAAAGTTAA
- a CDS encoding 16S rRNA (uracil(1498)-N(3))-methyltransferase encodes MKQIVLDDTCLFYNDIIIDDVKIYHYLVDVRRVKVGDTLNVLLRGREVRFAEIFSIDNNLIKLSTLKVEMLKKRDFEISIFISSLKGRKLDLILRQVVEIGVDHINIVNADNSIARIDMDDLEFKSSRFLRLINEALKQSGNTQVPSINFYKNFFSIPYASSVDYYVAHKEGSLLGCGNDISAFGKIGILIGPEGCFSKSEIHFFKKLNFKFVRFNTPILRADTAAVYSLAHFKLLLEGNNG; translated from the coding sequence GTGAAACAAATAGTCTTAGACGATACTTGTTTATTTTATAATGATATCATTATTGACGATGTTAAGATATATCACTATCTTGTTGATGTAAGAAGAGTTAAGGTAGGCGATACGTTAAATGTTCTCTTAAGGGGAAGGGAGGTAAGGTTTGCTGAAATTTTTAGTATAGATAATAATCTTATTAAACTCTCTACTCTTAAGGTAGAAATGCTTAAGAAGCGTGATTTTGAAATAAGTATATTTATATCTAGTCTTAAAGGTAGAAAATTAGATTTAATTTTAAGACAAGTTGTTGAAATTGGCGTAGATCATATAAATATTGTTAATGCTGATAATTCTATTGCTAGAATAGACATGGATGATTTGGAATTTAAAAGTTCAAGATTTTTAAGATTGATTAATGAGGCTTTAAAGCAAAGTGGCAATACCCAAGTGCCTAGTATTAATTTTTACAAAAATTTTTTTAGTATTCCTTATGCCTCATCTGTGGATTATTATGTTGCTCATAAAGAAGGTAGTTTGCTAGGTTGTGGTAATGATATTAGTGCTTTTGGTAAAATTGGAATTTTAATAGGTCCTGAGGGTTGTTTTTCAAAATCAGAAATTCATTTCTTTAAAAAGTTAAATTTTAAATTTGTAAGATTTAATACCCCAATTTTAAGAGCAGATACAGCTGCTGTTTATTCACTTGCTCATTTTAAATTATTATTAGAGGGTAATAATGGCTAA